Within the Nerophis ophidion isolate RoL-2023_Sa linkage group LG01, RoL_Noph_v1.0, whole genome shotgun sequence genome, the region gtactgatgtggttttgtcttctggggTACTGACGTGTTTTTGTCTTCTAGGGTACTGACGTGTTTTTGccttctggagtactgacgtggttttgtcttgtggagtactgacgtggttttgtcttctgtagtactgatgtggttttgtcttctggagtactgatgtggttttgtcttcttgagtactgatgtggttttgtcttctggagtactgacgtgtttttgtcttctggagtactgacgtggttttgtcttctggagtactgatgtggttttgtcttctggagtactgatgtggttttgtcttctggagtactgatgtggttttgtcttctggagtactgatgtggttttgtcttctggagtactgatgtggttttgtcttctggagtactgatgtgttTTGTCTTGTGGAGTACTGAtgtgttttgtcttctggagtactgatgtgttttgtcttctggagtactgacgtgtttttgtcttctggagtactgacgtggttttgtcttctggagtactgatgtgttttgtcttctggagtactgacgtggttttgtcttgtggagtactgacgtggttttgtcttctggagtactgacgtggttttgtcttgtggagtactgatgtgttttgtcttctggagtactgatgtgttttgtcttctggagtactgacgtggttttgtcttgtggagtactgacgtgtttttgtcttctggagtactgacgtggttttgtcttcttgagtactgacgtgtttttgtcttctggagtactgacgtggttttgtcttctggagtactgacgtggttttgtcttgtggagtactgatgtgttttgtcttctggagtactgatgtggttttgtcttctggagtactgatgtggttttgtcttctggagtactgatgtggttttgtcttctggagtactgacgtgtttttgtcttctggagtactgatgtggttttgtcttctggagtactgatgtggttttgtcttctggagtactgacgtggttttgtcttcttgagtactgacgtggttttgtcttcttgagtactgacgtggttttgtcttctggagtactgacgtggttttgtcttcttgagtactgacgtggttttgtcttctggagtactgacgtggttttgtcttctggagtactgacgtggttttgtcttctggagtactgacgtggttttgtcttctggagtactgacgtggttttgtcttctggagtactgatgtggttttgtcttcttgagtactgatgtggttttgtcttcttgagtactgatgtggttttgtcttctggagtactgatgtggttttgtcttctagGGTACTGACGTGTTTTTGccttctggagtactgacgtggttttgtcttgtggagtactgacgtggttttgtcttctgtagtactgatgtggttttgtcttctggagtactgatgtggttttgtcttcttgagtactgatgtggttttgtcttctggagtactgacgtgtttttgtcttctggagtactgacgtggttttgtcttctggagtactgatgtggttttgtcttctggagtactgatgtggttttgtcttctggagtactgatgtagttttgtcttctggagtactgatgtggttttgtcttctggagtactgatgtggttttgtcttcttgagtactgatgtggttttgtcttctggagtactgacgtgtttttgtcttctggagtactgacgtgtttttgtcttctggagtactgacgtgtttttgtcttctggagtactgatgtggttttgtcttctggattactgacgtggttttgtcttctggagtactgatgtggttttgtcttctggagtactgacgtggttttgtcttctggagtactgatgtggttttgtcttctggagtactgaggtggttttgtcttctggagtactgaggtggttttgtcttctggattactgacgtggttttgtcttctggggtactgatgtggttttgtcttctggggTACTGACGTGTTTTTGTCTTCTAGGGTACTGACGTGTTTTTGccttctggagtactgacgtggttttgtcttgtggagtactgacgtggttttgtcttctggagtactgatgtggttttgtcttctggagtactgatgtggttttgtcttcttgagtactgatgtggttttgtcttctggagtactgacgtgtttttgtcttctggagtactgacgtggttttgtcttctggagtactgatgtggttttgtcttctggagtactgatgtggttttgtcttctggagtactgatgtggttttgtcttctggagtactgatgtggttttgtcttctggagtactgatgtggttttgtcttctggagtactgatgtggttttgtcttctggagtactgatgtgttttgtcttctggagtactgatgtgttTTGTCTTGTGGAGTACTGAtgtgttttgtcttctggagtactgatgtgttttgtcttctggagtactgacgtgtttttgtcttctggagtactgacgtggttttgtcttctggagtactgatgtgttttgtcttctggagtactgacgtggttttgtcttgtggagtactgacgtggttttgtcttctggagtactgacgtggttttgtcttgtggagtactgatgtgttttgtcttctggagtactgatgtgttttgtcttctggagtactgacgtggttttgtcttgtggagtactgacgtgtttttgtcttctggagtactgacgtggttttgtcttcttgagtactgacgtgtttttgtcttctggagtactgacgtggttttgtcttctggagtactgacgtggttttgtcttgtggagtactgatgtgttttgtcttctggagtactgatgtggttttgtcttctggagtactgatgtggttttgtcttctggagtactgatgtggttttgtcttctggagtactgacgtgtttttgtcttctggagtactgatgtggttttgtcttctggagtactgatgtggttttgtcttctggagtactgacgtggttttgtcttcttgagtactgacgtggttttgtcttcttgagtactgacgtggttttgtcttctggagtactgacgtggttttgtcttcttgagtactgacgtggttttgtcttctggagtactgacgtggttttgtcttctggagtactgacgtggttttgtcttctggagtactgacgtggttttgtcttctggagtactgacgtggttttgtcttctggagtactgatgtggttttgtcttcttgagtactgatgtggttttgtcttcttgagtactgatgtggttttgtcttctggagtactgatgtggttttgtcttctagGGTACTGACGTGTTTTTGccttctggagtactgacgtggttttgtcttgtggagtactgacgtggttttgtcttctgtagtactgatgtggttttgtcttctggagtactgatgtggttttgtcttcttgagtactgatgtggttttgtcttctggagtactgacgtgtttttgtcttctggagtactgacgtggttttgtcttctggagtactgatgtggttttgtcttctggagtactgatgtggttttgtcttctggagtactgatgtagttttgtcttctggagtactgatgtggttttgtcttctggagtactgatgtggttttgtcttctggagtactgatgtgttttgtcttctggagtactgatgtgttttgtcttctggagtactgacgtggttttgtcttctggagtactgatgtggttttgtcttctggagtactgatgtgttttgtcttctggagtactgatgtgttTTGTCTTGTGGAGTACTGACgtgtttttgtcttctggagtactgacgtggttttgtcttgtggagtactgacgtgtttttgtcttctggagtactgacgtggttttgtcttcttgagtactgacgtgtttttgtcttctggagtactgatgtggttttgtcttctggagtactgacgtggttttgtcttcttgagtactgacgtggttttgtcttctggagtactgacgtggttttgtcttgtggagtactgatgtgttttgtcttctggagtactgatgtggttttgtcttctggagtactgacgtggttttgtcttgtggagtactgacgtgtttttgtcttctggagtactgacgtggttttgtcttctggagtactgatgtggttttgtcttctggagtactgacgtggttttgtcttctggagtactgacgtggttttgtcttcttgagtactgacgtggttttgtcttctggagtactgacgtggttttgtcttctggagtactgacgtggttttgtcttctggagtactgacgtggttttgtcttctggagtactgatgtggttttgtcttcttgagtactgatgtggttttgtcttcttgagtactgatgtggttttgtcttctggagtactgatgtggttttgtcttctagGGTACTGACGTGTTTTTGccttctggagtactgacgtggttttgtcttgtggagtactgacgtggttttgtcttctgtagtactgatgtggttttgtcttctggagtactgatgtggttttgtcttcttgagtactgatgtggttttgtcttctggagtactgacgtgtttttgtcttctggagtactgacgtggttttgtcttctggagtactgatgtggttttgtcttctggagtactgatgtggttttgtcttctggagtactgatgtggttttgtcttctggagtactgatgtagttttgtcttctggagtactgatgtggttttgtcttctggagtactgatgtggttttgtcttctggagtactgatgtgttttgtcttctggagtactgacgtggttttgtcttgtggagtactgatgtgttttgtcttctggagtactgacgtggttttgtcttctggagtactgacgtggttttgtcttctggagtactgacgtggttttgtcttgtggagtactgacgtgtttttgtcttctggagtactgacgtggttttgtcttctggagtactgatgtggttttgtcttctggagtactgatgtggttttgtcttctggagtactgatgtggttttgtcttctggagtactgatgtggttttgtcttctggagtactgacatgtttttgtcttctggagtactgatgtggttttgtcttcttgagtactgatgtggttttgtcttctggagtactgatgtggttttgtcttctggagtactgacgtggttttgtcttcttgagtactgacgtggttttgtcttcttgagtactgacgtggttttgtcttcttgagtactgacgtggttttgtcttctggagtactgacgtggttttgtcttcttgagtactgacgtggttttgtcttcttgagtactgacgtgtttttgtcttctggagtactgatgtggttttgtcttctggagtactgacgtggttttgtcttcttgagtactgacgtggttttgtcttcttgagtactgacttggttttgtcttctggagtactgacgtggttttgtcttcttgagtactgacgtggttttgtcttcttgagtactgacgtgtttttgtcttctggagtactgacgtggttttgtcttctggagtactgacgtggttttgtcttcttgagtactgacgtgtttttgtcttctggagtactgacgtggttttgtcttctggagtactgacgtggttttgtcttgtggagtactgatgtggttttgtcttctggagtactgacgtggttttgtcttctggagtactgacgtggttttgtcttctggagtactgacgtggttttgtcttctggagtactgatgtggttttgtcttctggagtactgatgtggttttgtcttctggagtactgacgtgtttttgtcttctggagtactgatgtggttttgtcttcttgagtactgatgtggttttgtcttctggagtactgatgtggttttgtcttctggagtactgacgtggttttgtcttcttgagtactgacgtggttttgtcttcttgagtactgacgtggttttgtcttcttgagtactgacgtggttttgtcttcttgagtactgacgtggttttgtcttctggagtactgacgtggttttgtcttcttgagtactgacgtggttttgtcttctggagtactgacgtggttttgtcttctggagtactgacgtggttttgtcttctggagtactgacgtggttttgtcttctggagtactgatgtggttttgtcttcttgagtactgatgtggttttgtcttgtggagtactgatgtggttttgtcttgtggagtactgatgtggttttgtcttctggagtactgatgtggttttgtcttcttgagtactgatgtggttttgtcttcttgagtactgatgtggttttgtcttgtggagtactgatgtggttttgtcttgtggagtactgacgtggttttgtcttctggagtactgacgtggttttgtcttcttgagtactgacgtggttttgtcttgtggagtactgacgtggttttgtccTTCCAGATTGCGTGGAGGACGAGTACTTGTTTGGACGTGACTCCAAATGTAATTATGTCCTGGATGATCCCGACCACAGAGGATCTTTACGATACCGAATTTACAGCAAGAAACATTTCAGGATTTACAGGGtagcttttcttcttcttcttcttttacttcttctcctactcctcctcctcttcctcgtccTTGTTCTTATTCTTattatttttcttattattattcttcgtctccttcttgttcttctacttcttgttcttcttctactTATTCTCCTTATTCTCCTTCTTGTATTTCTTGTTGTCCTTGttcctcttcttctccttcttgttcttcttctacttcttgtaCTTCTACTTATTCTCCTTCTAGTACTTCTCCTTCTACTTCTTATTCTTCTTGTTATTCTTTGTCTCCTTCTTGTTCTTCTACTTCCTGTactctttcttcttcttgttcttcttctacttctcgTTCTTCTTCTactctttcttcttcttgtacTTCTTGTTCCTCTTTTTctccttcttgttcttcttctttttctactTATTCTCCTTTTTGTACTTCTACTCCttgttcttctacttcttctccttcttgttcttctacttcttgttcttcttctactCTTTCTCCTTGTACTTCTTGTTCCTCTTTTTCtctttcttgttcttcttctacttctttttTTCTACTTATTCTCCTTTTTGTACTTCTACTCCttgttcttctacttcttctccttcttgttcttcttcttgttcttctacttcttctactTCTTGTTCTTCTACTTCCTGTTCTTCTCTTTCCTGTTCTTCTCCTTCTTGTTGTTCTACTTcttgtacttcttcttcttcttcttgttgaagAAGTAGTTCTCCTGCTCCTCGTCAGCTGTAGCCTCCATGTTGTGTGACAGGAGGAGAGCGAGGTGTTCATCCAGGACCTCAGTAACAACGGCACCTTCGTGGACGGGATCAAAGTGGGGAAGAACAAGAAGCTCCCGCTGGTCAACAACGCCGTCCTGGCGCTGTCCGAGCAACGCAACAAAGGTAAAGATGGCCGCCGGCGACAAAGAACGGCGTGATGATGcctgtttctctctctctctctctctcgcccgtGTCAGTGTTCGTCTTCATCGACCTGATGTCGGACGAGGACGGCGCTCTGCCTGACGGGCTCCGGGACAAGTACCTGCTGACTCGGCGGATAGGGACGTGAGTTTGGCCAACTCACTTCCTGTGGCGGCCGCCGCGCTCACGCTTTGTCTTTTTAGAGGAGTTTGTGGCGAGGTGCGGCTCGCCTTCCAGAGGTCCACCTGCAAGAAGTTTGCAGTCAAGATCATCAACAAGAAGAACTTCCAGTCTGAAGGGGTGTGTCTCATTGGCCCCGCCTCCAAGTCATACCTTTGCCCTTGTccgaccccgcctcctttcacctttgccTTTGTCtgaccccgcctcctttcacctttgccctcgtccgaccccgcctcctttcacctttgccctcgtccgaccccgcctcctttcacctttcCCCCCTGTCtgaccccgcctcctttcaccttttCCTTTGTCCGACCCCGCCTCCTTTGACTTTTGCCCTTGTccgaccccgcctcctttcacctttgccCTTGTCCtaccccgcctcctttcaccttaGCCCTTGTCTAACTCCGCCTCCTTTCACCTTAGCCCTTGTCTAACtccgcctcctttcacctttgcccatgtccgaccccgcctcctttcacctttgccTTTGTCtgaccccgcctcctttcacctttcCCTTTGTCtgaccccgcctcctttcacATTTGGCCTCGTccgaccccgcctcctttcacctttgccctcgtccgaccccgcctcctttcacctttgccTTTGTCtgaccccgcctcctttcacctttcCCTTTGTCTGACCCCACctcctttcacctttgacctcgtccgaccccgcctcctttcacctttcCCCCCTGTCtgaccccgcctcctttcaccttttCCTTTGTCCGACCCCGCCTCCTTTGACTTTTGCCCTTGTccgaccccgcctcctttcaccttcGCCCTTGTCCtaccccgcctcctttcaccttaGCCCTTGTCTAACtccgcctcctttcacctttgcccatgtccgaccccgcctcctttcacctttgcccatgtccgaccccgcctcctttcacctttgcccatgtccgaccccgcctcctttcacctttgccctcgtccgaccccgcctcctttcacctttgcccctgtccgaccccgcctcctttcacctttgccctcgtccgaccccgcctcctttcacctttgccCTCGTCCAACCAcgcctcctttcacctttgccctcgtccgaccccgcctcctttcacctttgctcctgtcctaccccgcctcctttcaccttaGCCCTTGTCCAACCCCGCCTCCTTTGACTTTTGCCCTTGTccgaccccgcctcctttcacctttgccCTTGTCCtaccccgcctcctttcacctttgcccatgtccgaccccgcctcctttcacctttgcccatgtccgaccccgcctcctttcacctttgccCATGTCtgaccccgcctcctttcacctttgcccctgtccgaccccgcctcctttcacctttgccCTCGTCCGACCCCGCGTCCTTTCACCTTTGCCCTCGTCCAACCAcgcctcctttcacctttgccCTCGTCtgaccccgcctcctttcacctttgccCTCGTCCGACCAcgcctcctttcacctttgccctcgtccgaccccgcctcctttcacctttgcccatgtccgaccccgcctcctttcacctttgccCATGTCtgaccccgcctcctttcacctttgccCATGTCtgaccccgcctcctttcacctttgcccctgtccgaccccgcctcctttcacctttgcccctgtccgaccccgcctcctttcacctttgccctcgtccgaccccgcctcctttcacctttgccCTCGTCCAACCAcgcctcctttcacctttgccctcgtccgaccccgcctcctttcacctttgccCTCGTCCGACCACTCCTCCTTTCACCTTTGCCCTCGTccgaccccgcctcctttcacctttcCCCCTGTccgaccccgcctcctttcaccttcCCCCCTGTccgaccccgcctcctttcacctttgcccttgtccgaccccgcctcctttcacctttgccCCTGTCCtaccccgcctcctttcacctttgccTTTGTCtgaccccgcctcctttcacctttcCCCCTGTCCGACCCCACCTCCTTTCACCTTTACCCTCGTCCAACCACGCCTCCTTTCACCTTTGTTTTCGTccgaccccgcctcctttcacctttgccCTTGTCtgaccccgcctcctttcacTTTTGCCCTCGTccgaccccgcctcctttcacctttgccTTTGTCTGACCACAGACGGCGACACGTAACGCTCAGACAGAGATCGAGATCCTTCAACGCGTCGACCACGTGAGTTTGTCTTCAAAGTGACGCGTCAACACAAAAGCTGTGACTCCGCCCCCTTGCTTCCTCACAGCCCTGCCTCATCAAGACGCAGGACTTCTACCAGACGGACGACAGCTTCTTCATCGTCCtggagatgtgtgtgtgtgtgtgtgtgtgtgtgtgtgtgtgtgtgtgtgtgtgtgtgtgtgtgtgtgtgtgtgtgtcacctttGACCCCGACACTGCGTCATGTGACAGGATGGAGGGGGGGGAGCTGTTCCAGCGGGTCAAAGTTCAGCAGCGCCTCAGTGAGCCGGTGGCCAAGCTCTACTTCTACCAGATGTTGCAGGCGGTGCAGGTGAGTGTGTCGCCATGGTAACGCCCCTCCCccctcacctgtgtgtgtgtgtgttcagtacCTGCACAGTAACGGGATCATACACCGCGACCTGAAACCGGAGAACATCCTCTTGTCCTCGCAAGACGACGACTGCCTCATCAAGGTGATCTCGCCGCGTCCCCGCCCACTTCCGTCGTTAACGCCGTGTGACTCCGCCCCCCTCGCCAGGTGACCGACTTCAACCAGTCCCGGATCCTGGAGGAGGCGGTGCTGATGCGGACGCTGTGCGGGACGCCGTCCTATTTGGCGCCCGAAGTCTTCACGCACGGCGCCACCACGGGGTACAACCTGGCGGTGGACGCGTGGAGCCTCGGCgtgctgctctttgtctggtagGCTTGGCCACGCCCACTTTGGAACTTGTGTGTGAATTGCAATAGTGCTGTGTAGAAAGTGTGTGCACGCTCTCACCCCCCTCCCAACTGAACCTACCCCCCCACCTTGTATTAATTACTCCTTACATACTTTGTATGAATGTGCTCTCACCCCCCTCCCAACTGAACATACCCCCCACCTTGTATTAATTACTCCTTACATTATTTGTACCAATGGGCTCTCACCCCCCTCCCAACTGAACCTACCCCCCCACCTTGTGTTAATTACTCCTTACATTATTTGTACCAATGGGCTCTCACCCCCCTCCCAACTGAACCTACCCCCCCACCTTGTGTTAATTACTCCTTACATACTTTGTATGAATGTGCTCTCACCCCCCTCCCAACTGAACATACCCCCCCACCTTGTAAtaattactgtgtgtgtgtgtgtgtgtgtgtgtgtgtgtgtgtgtgtgtgtgtgtgtgtgtgttggcagtcTGGGCGGGTACCCCCCCTTTCACGACAACTTTGGTCCACAGTCCGTCACGGAGCAGATCATCCGAGGAGAATTCACCATGGTGACGTCCAAGTGGAAACACGTGTCGGATCAAGGTCACCTCACCTTCGCCACCGCCGCTTCAGGTCAAAgattaaagtgtgtgtgtgtgtgtgtgtgtgtgtgtgtgtgtgtgtgtgtgtgtgttttgcagcCAAAGACGTGGTCAGGAAGCTGCTGGTTGTTGACcccacaaagaggatgagcatcGAGGAAGCTCTGCAGCACACCTGGCTACAGGTGCTTGTCTTTACCGTCGTCATGGCGATGTCCCGCGACAAAATAACgctaaacacaacaaaaatgataGAATATGCAACCTTTGTGAGTACAATTTTGAATGCAGAAATGACctgaatgctaacagttagaatgcgGTCAAGTGACTGAAGTGTTCAACACTAAAATTggattaaaaaagttagcatgttatcattagcatgctgacttttacattctagcatgctaacagttagcgtgtgtcaagcaccaagttatgGGACTATGAAGCATGTGCatgtaaattagctttaaaaacaagttagcatgctaacagcatgtgtcaagcaccaagttatgtgactatgaagcatatgcatgtaaattagctttaaaaacatgttagcatgctaacagttagcatgtgtcaagcaccactttgtgactatgaagcatatgcatgtaaattagctttaaaaacatgttaacatgctaacagcatgtgtcaagcaccacttTATGTGACTATGAAGCATGTGCatgtaaattagctttaaaaacaagttagcatgctaacagcgtgtgtcaagcaccaagttatgggactatgaagcatatgcatgtaaattagctttaaaaacaagttagcatgctaacagttagcgtgtgtcaagcaccaagttatgGGACTATGAAGCATGTGCatgtaaattagctttaaaaacaagttagcatgctaacagcatgtgtcaagcaccaagttatgtgactatgaagcatatgcatgtaaattagctttaaaaacatgttagcatgctaacagttagcatgtgtcaagcaccactttgtgactatgaagcatatgcatgtaaattagctttaaaaacatgttaacatgctaacagcatgtgtcaagcaccacttTATGTGACTATGAAGCATGTGCatgtaaattagctttaaaaacaagttagcatgctaacagcgtgtgtcaagcaccaagttatgggactatgaagcatatgcatgtaaattagctttaaaaacaagttagcatgctaacagttagcgtgtgtcaagcaccaagttatgGGACTATGAAGCATGTGCatgtaaattagctttaaaaacaagttagcatgctaacagttagcatgtgtcaagcaccaagttatgtgactatgaagcatgtgcatgtaaattagctttaaaaacaagttagcatgctaacagttagcatgtgtcaagcaccaagttatgtgactatgaagcatatgcatgtaaattagctttaaaaacatgttagcatgtgtcaagcaccaagttatgtgactatgaagcatgtgcatgtaaattagctttaaaaacaagttagcatgctaacagttagcatgtgtcaagcaccaagttatgtgactatgaagcatatgcatgtaaattagctttaaaaacatgttagcatgctaacagttagcatgtgtcaagcaccactttgtgactatgaagcatatgcatgtaaattagctttaaaaacatgttaacatgctaacagcatgtgtcaagcaccacttTATGTGACTATGAAGCATGTGCatgtaaattagctttaaaaacaagttagcatgctaacagcgtgtgtcaagcaccaagttatgggactatgaagcatatgcatgtaaattagctttaaaaacaagttagcatgctaacagttagcgtgtgtcaagcaccaagttatgGGACTATGAAGCATGTGCatgtaaattagctttaaaaacaagttagcatgctaacagcatgtgtcaagcaccaagttatgtgactatgaagcatatgcatgtaaattagctttaaaaacatgttagcatgctaacagttagcatgtgtcaagcaccactttgtgactatgaagcatatgcatgtaaattagctttaaaaacatgttaacatgctaacagcatgtgtcaagcaccacttTATGTGACTATGAAGCATGTGCatgtaaattagctttaaaaacaagttagcatgctaacagcgtgtgtcaagcaccaagttatgggactatgaagcatatgcatgtaaattagctttaaaaacaagttagcatgctaa harbors:
- the LOC133548706 gene encoding serine/threonine-protein kinase Chk2-like; the encoded protein is MSKEVFNEGSQVQSTSQVQSTSPVQSTSQAQSTLSPSQAQSTLSPSQVQSKSQPVSSSSSGPSSGSQSSGTLSSVDTLPVTLPSVPEEPECQPWGRLLPMDGGFRAHDCVEDEYLFGRDSKCNYVLDDPDHRGSLRYRIYSKKHFRIYREESEVFIQDLSNNGTFVDGIKVGKNKKLPLVNNAVLALSEQRNKVFVFIDLMSDEDGALPDGLRDKYLLTRRIGTGVCGEVRLAFQRSTCKKFAVKIINKKNFQSEGTATRNAQTEIEILQRVDHPCLIKTQDFYQTDDSFFIVLEMMEGGELFQRVKVQQRLSEPVAKLYFYQMLQAVQYLHSNGIIHRDLKPENILLSSQDDDCLIKVTDFNQSRILEEAVLMRTLCGTPSYLAPEVFTHGATTGYNLAVDAWSLGVLLFVCLGGYPPFHDNFGPQSVTEQIIRGEFTMVTSKWKHVSDQAKDVVRKLLVVDPTKRMSIEEALQHTWLQDPSMLAKAHALMYPPSPPDVAVGAEPASSRKRRREGEEGGRPAKQAPPTDQP